CTCAATGTCTTCGCGCGCGAACTGGCAGCGCTTCCGGTCGACGTCATCGCTGCGTTCCAGACACCTTCGGTCGTCGCCGCCAAGGCTGCCACCACGCAAATTCCGATTGTGATGTGTCCCGCCCAGGATCCGATCGAATTGGGATTCGTGCAGAGCTTTGCCCGCCCCGGCGGCAACATCACCGGCATGACCACCGCGACCGCGGAGCTTGCAGCCAAGAATCTCGAGCTGGTCCGCGAGGTGCTGCCGGCCGCACACCGTCTCGGCGTCATCGGCAACACCGCCGATCCGTTTCACAAGCCGTTCCTCGCGCAGATCGAGACTGCGGCGCGCACGCTGAATTTCGAAACGGCGATTGCCTTGAGCCAGGGCGCGGATCAGCTTGCCGCGGCGTTTGCCGAAATCGCCGGGCGTGGTGTGCAGGCGGCGATGGTGCAGCCGAGTCTGCCGCGCGATCGCGCTGCGGAGCTCGCGCTCCGCCACCGCCTGCCGCTGTTCGTGCCGAGCGTCGAATCCGCCCAGGCCGGAGCCCTGATGGCCTATTCCGCCGACATCGCCGCCGTCTACCGGCAATCGGCCACCTTCGTCGACAAACTCCTCAAGGGGCGCAGGCCGGCCGATCTGCCGGTGGAGCTTGCGACCAAGTTTCTCTTCGTCGTCAATCTCAAGACCGCGAATGCGCTGGGACTGACCTTGTCGCCGACGCTGCTCAGCCGCGCCGACGAGGTGATCGAGTAAGGAGGCGCCCACGCTGCGGGAATGCTTGCCGAGCAGCACCGCAAGATGGCCGGACTGAGCACGGCCGGGAAGCACTGAAGGCAGAGAAAGTCCTGCGCGAGAGCGCGGGGCTCATTTTTCAGACGGCGCCAATGATCCGGCGTGGCCGGCTGCGCCATTGATCGAGAACCTCCTCGGCCGTGGCGATCTCGATCTGCAGGCTGAAGCGGCGATGATACACCTGCAGCAGCGCGTCGTGGCCTTCGTCCGACGAGCTGCAGACCGCGTCGGTCACCAGCACGGTGCGATAGCCGAAGTCGACAGCCGAGAGCACCGTGGCCAGAACGCAGACGTCGGTCTCCGATCCGGTGACAACGAGACAACTGATGGAGTGCCGCTGCAAGAACGCGTGCAGCGGCGAACCGGCGAAGGCCGAATAGCGCGTCTTGTCGATCGTGGTGGCGGGCGGCGCGTAGCGCGAGAGGGGCTCCATGAGATCGAGCCAGTGCGGATCGATCTCGCCCCGCGTCACGCGATGCCACTTCTCATAGTAGCGTCGCCACATGCCGGGCATGTCGTCCGGCGCCATGGGCGGAATAAAGCGGGTGAACACCGTCTGCGCGGGACGCGCCGCCACGAGGTCGGCGACACGCGGCAGGACGCGTTCCATCCAAGGAGTCGCCCACGGGCGGCCGGGACCGAACAGCCGCTGCATATCGATGCAAAGATGGACCGTTTCCTCGGGCAGCGGCTCGTTCACAAACCTTCCCTACTCGGCGGCTTCGCTGACCGTTTTCTTGATCTCGGCAAGAGGAGCAATGGCAGGGCCGTTCAGCACGTCGCCGTCCGGTCCGAACTGGGAGCCGTGACATGGGCAATCCCAACACTGCTCCGTCGAGTTCCAATGCACATGGCAGCCGAGATGGGTGCAAACCGCGGAGCGGCTGTGCAACGTACCGTCCAGGGTCCGGCAAACCGCGACCTTCGACGTTCCACTGCGCAACACGCCGCCTTGCCCGGGCTTCAGCGATTCGGCGGACTCGATTTCGCTTGGCATCAAGTACTCGGCAAAATTCTTGATGGCAGTCACGTTTTCATTGATGAAATTCGCCACCGCGGAGACTGGCTTGCGCGACGGCTCGTACACGTCCGACCATTCGCCCGCGCCGTAAATCACCAGATTTTTGAGAAGGATTCCGGCAAGCGCGCCGTGGGTCATGCCCTGTCCGGAATCGCCCGTCGCGATGAACGTGCGCTTGCGGCTCGGGTCGCGGCCGATGAAGCCGCAATAGTCGATGGTGTCCATCACCTGGCCGGACCAGCGCGCCTTCTCTTCACCGAGCTTCGGGATCAATTCGCGTATCCAGGCCTCGATGGCCTGGAAGCGCACGTCGCCGTCGTCGGCTTCGCCGCTCTTGTGGTCGGCGCCGCCCGCAATGAGGATATCGCTGCTGCCCGCACCCGGCTGGATGCGGACATAATGATATGGGTCCGCCATATCCCAATAGAGCGCATCGGGAAGCGTCCCGCGCGGCAGTTCAAAAGCCATCGCGTAGGTCCGGTAAGGCGCCATCTTGCTGTGGATGTCGACCCAATCGCAGGTCGGTGAATTGGTTGCGAACACCGCGTGCTGCGCCGTGACGGACATGCCGCCTTCGAGCTTCAGGCGAACGTGCGCATCGGTCTCTTCAACCTCCATGACAGGGCTGTCGCGGAAAAGCCGCCCACCCTCGGCTTCGATCTGCGCGATGAGTCCGGCCAGATATTCGAGGGGATGGAATGTCGCCTGGTTCGCGTAGCGAAGAACGGGTGCGTCCTCGTAACCCTTGAGTTTGACACCCTTGTCCTTTTTCACTTCGACATTGGCGGCGCGCAGCGCCTTGTATTCTTCATCCTGCTGCTCGCGTGCTTCCTTGAATTCCATGCCGGGAGCCGGAAAGAGAAACGCCTCCAGCCTGCGGAAATCGCAGTCGATGGCGTGGCGTTTGACGATGGCCTCGATCCGGTCGACGGCCGCGGCCTGGCTCGCCTGAAACTTGGCCGCCATCTCCTCGCCGCGCATCTTGGCCAACGCCGCGACACCGTCGTCGCAGATGGGCGCCAGATGCGCCGTCGTGCGGGAGGTCATGCCGCCGCCGATCGCACCGCGGTCCAGCACAACGACCTTTTTTCCCGCATGGGACAGTTCATAAGCCACTGAAAGTCCGGCGATGCCGGCGCCGACGACCGCAACGTCGCAGGTCACGTCCTTGGACAGCCGCCGGGCGTTCGGCGCGAGCGTGCCGTGTGAGGCCCAGAGCGACCTCGTCCGTTCGTCGTTTACATTCATACGGTGGCCTTCCAGAGCTTGCCTTGGACCGCGGTCAGCCCGCGGCTTTCAGGTTCACTTTCTTCCCGGCGATCGTGGTCAGCTTCTTGTCTGCCGCCTTCTCCTCGTTGAGGTTCGTGGTCAGCAGCTTGGCAACGGCTTCGTTCCCAAGCTCTTCGGACCACGCGATGAGGGTGCCGTAGCGGGTGATCTCGTAATGCTCGACGGCCTGCGCGGCCGCGAGCAGCGCGGCATCGAGC
The Rhodoplanes sp. Z2-YC6860 genome window above contains:
- a CDS encoding FAD-dependent oxidoreductase — its product is MNVNDERTRSLWASHGTLAPNARRLSKDVTCDVAVVGAGIAGLSVAYELSHAGKKVVVLDRGAIGGGMTSRTTAHLAPICDDGVAALAKMRGEEMAAKFQASQAAAVDRIEAIVKRHAIDCDFRRLEAFLFPAPGMEFKEAREQQDEEYKALRAANVEVKKDKGVKLKGYEDAPVLRYANQATFHPLEYLAGLIAQIEAEGGRLFRDSPVMEVEETDAHVRLKLEGGMSVTAQHAVFATNSPTCDWVDIHSKMAPYRTYAMAFELPRGTLPDALYWDMADPYHYVRIQPGAGSSDILIAGGADHKSGEADDGDVRFQAIEAWIRELIPKLGEEKARWSGQVMDTIDYCGFIGRDPSRKRTFIATGDSGQGMTHGALAGILLKNLVIYGAGEWSDVYEPSRKPVSAVANFINENVTAIKNFAEYLMPSEIESAESLKPGQGGVLRSGTSKVAVCRTLDGTLHSRSAVCTHLGCHVHWNSTEQCWDCPCHGSQFGPDGDVLNGPAIAPLAEIKKTVSEAAE
- a CDS encoding cysteine hydrolase family protein — encoded protein: MNEPLPEETVHLCIDMQRLFGPGRPWATPWMERVLPRVADLVAARPAQTVFTRFIPPMAPDDMPGMWRRYYEKWHRVTRGEIDPHWLDLMEPLSRYAPPATTIDKTRYSAFAGSPLHAFLQRHSISCLVVTGSETDVCVLATVLSAVDFGYRTVLVTDAVCSSSDEGHDALLQVYHRRFSLQIEIATAEEVLDQWRSRPRRIIGAV
- a CDS encoding ABC transporter substrate-binding protein, which translates into the protein MKRREFIALLGGAATFPVAALAQPGRMPRVGILMLGNPDPGLFLREITAGLRELGYEDGRNIALEHRNAGGSAAQLNVFARELAALPVDVIAAFQTPSVVAAKAATTQIPIVMCPAQDPIELGFVQSFARPGGNITGMTTATAELAAKNLELVREVLPAAHRLGVIGNTADPFHKPFLAQIETAARTLNFETAIALSQGADQLAAAFAEIAGRGVQAAMVQPSLPRDRAAELALRHRLPLFVPSVESAQAGALMAYSADIAAVYRQSATFVDKLLKGRRPADLPVELATKFLFVVNLKTANALGLTLSPTLLSRADEVIE